ATAATGCTTTGATTTGACATTTGTCCATTCGTTTCACGACAATGCTATAGACtggttatgatgaaagagaaagagatattttgacaagtaccccaagttataataaactggtcttcggtcctctcgctctcaacatATGTACCACGTtaaaagagaagcaaatactttgacaagtaccccaagccAAGTtttaataactagtcttcggttttctcgctctgatcataacagacTATTCAATCCTGTTACTTTGGctttcgaattaaaatttcacgTTTACCTCAAGTCATTCATCAGTATCTTTTGATTGCGCTCTCCATTGaactattttcaaatgattgcAGATTTGCATCGAACCAATACGTAAAATATTCATCGAAAATCGATGATTTTTCAACTAGAAGCTTTCTTGGATTCAAGTTACAATCAATATCGCTAAAACAAGTTTCTATTCTGCTTCAGATTGTCCTGAATATTCGACGACATGAGTGTTGAAAACTTTCTTAAACAAACGGCGACTAGTCGTCGTTTTTTAGGAATTCGCCGTTTCTTCACGAAGTTGTCCATTCTTTTCGCAGTTTCTTCACATTTCCACTTTTTGTAAAAGCAatactccttttacaaaatgttaggaaACGTAGATGTCCTGAAGAAACGTGGTTGTCACCACTTTCATCCGAATCCACCGTAACTTTTTACGgcttaaaaaaagttaaattttcgaatctaATAGGATTTTGTACATATCCGAATATATGCGGATTGGAGGAATGTTGGTGAACAGATAACGTGTCCAATTCAAGTTTCCAGCAATCcattcttttctactcgtaaaatgCTTCTTCCATGAGGAAATTCAGTACGCTTTCTctcatttcttcttcttcttcttcttcttcttgcaTGCGTTGCTGGTTGGACTGGTTGGAACTCTCAAAAATTAAGATTATCAGTTCTCTCCGCTTAGAAAAGCTGTATAAGTCCACGTTGACTCTTCAGTTCGTCTTTGGACATCCATAGTCTTCCAATCCGTTCAAGTGTCTTTTTTTGTGGTACTCGTAAAGTTATGATTTTGTTGTGGATAGCAACCAGAGCCAGAGAAACTGTACGAACGAAGCGATTCGTGCACAAATCTCGAGTGCTTGTTGCCATCAACAGTATTCGATTGTGTTTGACTACTTTACTCGATCTTCCCACGATGTCAATTTCCCTACTTTCTGCGATGGAACGTCGACCATCATCAGCAGTAATATGGTTCGATCTCGAACGGTAGTTTCTACTCGGTAATAGTTTATTTCTGAGCCCAGAAACCCCAAAAACCACAAGTTAAAAGCTAGCGATGTTGAAGATTCAACAATATGTAAAGATGATGTCACACGGAGTGAAATTATTGCAGCATCGGGCATAATTAGAAAAACGTATATTAAAGACACCGCAAAAATCAGAAGAAAAGCGGACTAGACGGTTTTCCATAGAAATTGGGGTCctctaaaatttccaaaaggTTTCTATCGAAAAAATGTCAAAGACTTGAGAAAAACCAAAAAGATTGAGATTAAGTCTTTTCAACTCCTTTCAGCAGCTCTGTCGATCATACTGTAACTCAAAGAATCAGACTGGTACTGGTGTTGAAACTATCACGAATCAAAGACCTGTGTTGCGTAGTTTAGTTCAGCTCTGATGGACAAGAAGGTTAGACAAGACTTTTCCATtgttaaaagcaaaaattttatttagtctAAGGGAATACAAAACACACGGACCTTATACGTCGTTAGAACCATTCGTTGAAAAGTCGCTTATAAATAACTTTTGCCAGCTGAGCTGCAATTGCGTAGGACAGCAAAGCTCCTGCAACATACGGATACACCATCGATTCCAATACCACCATTTGCAGCCAATTCCGGAACAGCGGTATGAACGGAATGACTATACCAATGGTCATGATTATAACCGTCATCAGTATAACCGGCAATGAGGCAGTGGATTGAATAAACGGAATCTTCGGCGTTCTGATCATATGGACGATCAGTGTTTGCGTCAACAGTCCAACAGTAAACCATGTGGTTTGGAAGAGCGTTACATCATTGTCCGGTGTCTGTATACCGAAGTAGTAGTACATGTACAGAAATGTGGTGATGTCGAAGACGGATGACCAGGGACCGATCCACACCATGAACCGTAGAACCGATTTCATTGACCAGCGATGGGGAACGATCAGAAATTCCGGATCCATGTGGTCCCATGGGATGGATATTTGCGAAATGTCGTACAGTAGATTCTGGACGACCACATGGATCGGAAGCATCGGAAGGAATGGCAGCCAACTGGAGGCGACTAGCATGGAGAAAACGTTACCAAAGTTCGATGAAACGGCCATCACAATGTACTTGAGAGTGTTGCCATAGGTTGAACGGCCAAAAATCACTCCGTCGACCACAACACCCAGATCTTTCTCCAGAAGTATAATGTCGGCCGATTCTTTCGCAATGTCTGTCCCGCTATCAACTGAAATTCCAACGTCAGCCTCAACGAGTGCTGTGGAATCGTTGATGCCATCACCGAGAAAACCGACGATGTGTCCGTTTCGTCGAAGTGCACGAACAATGTCGGCCTTTTGCATCGGAGtcagtttcgaaaatattgTGCTGCGTTCCGCCAGATCGGATAATTCGGCATCATTGAGCCCGTCAAGGTCGCTGGATGTTACCACTTGCTGAACGGGCAGTCGAATTTCTTCGCAAATCTTCTGGCAAACAACCGAAGAATCGCCGGTCAACACTTTCACGTTGACATTGTTGATCATCAAGTCTCTGATTGCCTGTGCAGCCGATTCCTTCGGAGGATCGAGGAAAGCCAAAAATCCCACAAACGTTAGATCGTTTTCACAGGATACATCGAAGCTTCCCGGAAATTTGTCGAATTTCTTGTAAGCCACGGCAAGTATCCGAAGTCCTTCTCGGCTTTGATCCTCTGCAAATTCTTTCAATCGATTGTGGAGGTCTGACGTTAAATCGGTAATGGCATAGTCATTAGGAATGAAGAAGTCTTCGTTCAAATTGTCGGTAGAGATTCGCGTACAGCAGCTTAACATCTCATCGACGGCTCctttacaaattaaaatgtttttgctgtCATCTCCCTTCTCTTTCAAAATGACCGAAGTCTTTCTGCGCTCAAAGTCGAACGGAATTTCGTCAATCTTTTCGAATCGGCCGGTAACATTCTCATCGGCCGGGATATCCACCGACAAACTAACGACagatttttggaaataaaatgagTCGTAGAACAGTAGCACAGCCGTGTCCATGGGACTGCTGTTGACAGCCTGGAAATATGAATTCAAATACGCCATGTGCAACGGAAGATCTGATTCCATTCCCAACGGGTTCACGTGCTTTGTGAGTGTGACCACACTTTTCGTCaacgttcctgttttgtccgTACACAGCACATCCATTCCACCGAGATTAACCACAGCGTCCAAGCTCTTAACGATGCATTTCCGTTTAGCCAGCTGATACGCTCCTTTAGCTAGCGTTGTGTTCACAATCATTGGCAACATTTCGGGCGTCAATCCCACTGCCACTGACAGTGAAAACAGTAACGCGTCGGTCCAGCCACTGTGAAGTAAACCTTGTAATAGGAAAACGGGTGGAACAAGACAGGCCATCGTTAGAAAGAAGATCCAAGAGATCCGACGAACACCAAGCTGGAAGGCATTCTGAGGTCGACGCGTTGCAATATCATCAGCCATCATTCCGAAATATGTGCGCGGTCCGGTAGCATAAACAATCGCTGTTGCCACACCGGAAATAACCGATGTGCCCATGTAACACATATCGGGTCGATCTAGGTCGGCTTTCATTTCCAGTCGATCTATGTCGCTGCTTTCCAGACCGGTCTGTATTCCGAAGATATTTTTCACCATGTCCTTGAAGCCTGTTCTACGTGTTTTCTTCCGTCGCTGATGCACCAATTGTTCAGGACTTCTGTCGATTAGAATCTCAGTGTGGGGTTTCGATTCGTCACTACTGCTTCGGTCAATCGCTTCTCTTGAGACAGTGTACTTTTCCACGGGAATAGCTTCTCCCGTCAACGATGCCTGCGATATGTACAAGTCTTTCGACGAATGAATGATCAGATCTGCCGGTATTAGATTTCCCGGCTCTAATTTCACCCAATCACTGGGCACAAGCAATGCAGTgtcaatttccatttcttcAACACTACCCGTACCGTCCCGACAACGCATTACTTTTACTTTCTTCGACACCATCGACAAAAGACTTTGAGCCGCTCGCAACGATTTCCATTCCTGATGGAATCGGATCACTGACGACAGGGTGACCATCACCAACATGATTGCCATTGTGTCAAAATCTTCAATGATTCCTGATGCTGTGGCTAGTATTGCCAACAGGATGTTGAAAGGGTGTACAAGCGCCGTGTACAGCACTTTGTACCATGGCGTTTTCTTGCCCGTTTCGATTTCATTGTAACCGTAGGTGACCAGATGCTCTTTGGCTTGAGTCTCGCTCAGGGGGCTCAGGGGGAAATTGGCATGTTGTGCTGAAAAGACGGAAAATTGCCGTTAATTCCGTACGATCTCATGCAAAATATCAAACAAGTCTGGGCAGGAAACACACGAATAGTTTTTATGTCGATTGGATCGACAATCACGCTgagttttccattgttttacctgtggtgaatatcggATTACACTGGAAAACGCAGCGTAGTTGTCGATCTCAGTCACTCACAACCATAGAGTTATACTCGAGAGGtggcatggtggcgctgtcGATCAAaggaaaccacaaaaatatatgggaaACCAGACATGTTGAAATAATGACAGCGCCACCTTGAAATCTCTCGAGTTTAACTCTATGCTCAAAACTGTTCGTGTGTTTTCACGTTTAGTCTTGTGTCGGtagtttgaaaaatattgatagCACACCCTAGCAACTGTCCGTGCGCCATAGAAAACATATTGTAAGATGCTGTTTGGATTgcaattcaaacattttacatttcaatAATTAATGTAGTCTAGATAAACGATAAgcttgtgtgtgtgtgtgtggatgtgtTCGACGTGCTTTCTTGCTTATCAGTTACAAGAATCGCAGTCgttgataattttaattaaaatttcttgtgTAATATACGCTAGACGGTCgctcataaaaataattttaatcggTTTATTGGGGCTCCGAAAATGAACACAACAACGCTGATAAACGAGAAATAAATTAGCTCCCCAATAGCGGTCGCTAATCCGCGTCTGTAATTAAGAATCAAGAACGCAAACCAGACACtgtcaattttaaattgccGAAACCGGCAAAAGACGATACGTTTGTCATTGTTTAGGCTGTGGTGAACATCGGATTTGCTACAGAAGATGCAAATCGTCGGTTTCAGCCATTCAAAATTGACAGTGTGTTTTCGACGTAAGATGAATCAACAGTAACATTTCCATCTTTTTTcaggaaagtacttttcccGTGATGATTCACATCATGGTGAATTTTGCGaccgaaagttttttttttataaatataaagtcatcagaagtggtgagTTTTCGACCTGTGTGACCTcctcaaagtttacagccttggggACAATCTATACATTCTGCAAAGTgagcaaagtatataaacactgaaggtaatgcaggtGAATCAGGTgaattaccttcagtgtttatatactttgattgATAAtgagtgtgaagaaacgacatGTTTCTTCATACTCACGCACAAAATGATAATGAGTGGCTGTACCCACCAATGCTGTAGAATTAAGGAgaaacacaccacttctgataaCACACCACTCCCCAaagtataggtttgttccaaggtcattttgaaatgtcaaatttcatccacagaaggcaacttaacctcaactttcaggttgacgaaaattttaacgaaaaaatttcaaagaaattggttgacgtttaggttatgttcatctctgtggatgaaatcgtcggcGTTCgtattgtcaaagttcgggtttacagttatttggaacaagcCTATATAGCCTTGGATTTTACTTATAAAAAATTGACCACATCATCACGGCGACGACAATCGTCAcggtaggtgaattttttgtttgaaaaactaCCATCGAGTGTTTTGTGCATATAACTGGGGTATTAGTCTGGGTTCTTATGTCGAAAAAATCGTTCTGCTCAGTTCAGAACTTTCCGAACCAAATTTGTTTCTTGGGTGTTTTGAACCCGTAAATAACGGTAAAAACCGGTTTTAGTGAAAAACTTAAAAGTGAACTATCTCCGTCACAACTgaatatttttcgattgttGGGCCAGAATCTCAAAGGTAGGCTCAATACCTATAACCGGTTGAACAActttttcttggaaaatggaaaattcactGAGTTATCCTAGGTTCTCTGAAAAGTTTACCGGAAAAACCGCTAATTTTGAACTGAATTTCTAAATCAAATTTGACGTTAAGGCTCGCGTTGGAAAGGTACTTTCAGATCTAGGCGAAATAGCTTGCAAGTATTAGTTTAGTGGAACGTGTGATATATCGCTAGGAAGCACCATCTTTTCCCACAGACATTTTTGctaaataaaatgagaaatttacTGAACTTTTTGAATGCTATTTATCACTTTAACCGAATAAATTACAAGGGCGAGGTGCCGTTGAATGTTTTCCCACAATATGACCATTCTTGAAGGTCATCTAAGTACTCCCAAGTGCTCCCAACGCTAGAACTCAAGGATTATGTGAGCATCCATCAGGTTTTTTGGACTCTATTTTGTATTCATGGAAAGGTGCGGttagttcctaaaatttgaTCACTCCTCAGAAATATCAGCTGCAAAAATCTTCCACATAACAATGATAATGACGTATAGTGAAGATGAGAGTGAGGATGaggttgatgaattttatgtcTACGTTAGATTTCTGTGTAGTGAATTCAGAAACAACAACAGAATATCAAAATATGACTTCTGCTGAAGCTATTGATGTAACATTAGTACACAGTTTAAATGATTTACCACCGAAATTTAGCGAACTTATTATCGCTGATCGGATTGGTCCGGCAACAACTAATGCACGGGATCGATCGACACACCAAAATTTGACTGATATTTTCACAGCGGAAATGGAAAAGTGTTTTGATGAAAACTCTGATATTTGGTTGGCAATAATCTTATCACAACGAATTCTCGTCAGAGAAATTGTAAATTGCAACAATTCAAGAAGGATGCTAGGTCAAACTTAACCTTTAGAATTGAATTCTACACATTCTAACAAAAGATTCGTGATTTGTGGTATTTCATATGAAGTTCAATAGAGACCGATGGAGGTATTCAAAAACCTTATACAAATCTTACCGCAAATCAAGGTCCAAGAGAATCGTTATTCGCggtataatttattttacatgctaatgcatcgtaaagtgcactttacgtcactgcttgtgacagggaaaatgcacttaccgtccataaacatgtaaaatgtgttacgtcactgcttgTAAATGTAAAGATCATGTTCGGAAACGTGATAAtcacatttgatttgatttctaaaactttaatttgatttcgatGTTTGATCCTCTACTGGGGGAGCTATTTCACTATTTTTTGCTGAaggaccctgactttcagtcaagggaatcaCAGAAACTGAAAATCCTAAGCGAAGTGTTTAGCTGACCTGAGTGGTATTGTTTTACTTAAAAGCGGCGCAGAGCAGCCATCAGATTTTCTCTAATAACAAATGTAATGAGCcgaacaacaaattttaacaagaataTCGCTCGCTGCGCTCGCGTATTTTGTGACGTTTACAAAGATTCACAAAAAAGTCTGTAGGTAGAGCGTACCCATCACCCAAACGTAGAAATCGTAGTAGGCGCGGATGTACTGctcattgtaaaaaaaactaaaactggaaatgattttttcgcaCACCATATGTTTGGGGCTTGCGCCCCATTCCATTTGGAGGTCTGGTTACGGCCCTAAGTAAAGAAGATGCCCGCGCATAGCTTCTATCAGTGAATTAAGCTCGAAACGGGAACTTTCgtaaaattcaaacattttgagATCTTCTTAGCACATTTTTGTTGAGCGACATAGTAGGACATAGTAGACGGGCAAATAACATGTTTCTggtattttactaaaatttggtttttacaCTGACGACAACAGTCACTATAACCACTAATTCAAACCGACAATATTTTCCACACCTTGCTCACATGAatgtttattaatttttacgGACGAGACACAATATCTCCGCGAACACTAGATCTAGACTTACCAGTACGATTGTTCGTATTCATCGCGATTCAATCAAAAGCACCGTAACTTCATTAATAAAGAACATTAAACTGTCGACTAGAAATTCACATTAAAACAAATGCGCTGAAGCTTATACGATGTTTTGGGTTACTTATATGCATTTACCGTTGGGACACTATACAGCAAGTAGTTTTCATAATTCGTCACTACTCTTTATACTCGCGCTTTTATGGCGGTACTTGAACTTCTCCATTGTATAGCCGTGTGTCTACGAGTGTTGTATTTTGCTGTCGATTAGTTCCTTAGCGTTATCTATTgccaattgaaaaatgattacGAAGAATGTAATTTCTTAATTGCTAAAATCAAGGTTGTTTCTGTTCTGCAAGTGAATTTGTATTATGGAAAACAATGGATTTCCCCGAACACACATGCAGTACGAATGTTTCGGCAGTAAGTATTTGTCACTAAATAATACTGATTCGTCACACGGCGCGTGTGTGTAGTGACTGATTCTTATTCTAGAAATGGTTCTCGCTAAAATGTTATTCATAATTTAATGGTTGGTTATCTACGCCCAACGGAACCAGAttatttacatagcaacgacGCTGAAACTGGAGATAGAGGCTTGGGAtctcattcaattttcaacgAGGAGATCACAGATCACTTTCAAATCAAGTCGAATCTTTCAGCGATTTTAGGGGCAGCTATCTCAAACATTTTAGTACGTTCTGCTGTGATTTCCGAGCAAAGTTTTAGTACAATTTTAGTTtccgaagaaaaatcagagaGTTGATAACAGAAGACATCCCGCCTCTCCGTTATGATCTATCTGGAAAAAATGGTCATTGAAGGAACCTCCTAAtacttagtttcctcttaccaacaaagtactccgtgtgagagacaaaattcaactttttcaattttttctttgtttacttgacagttcgctctctcacggctctctcacggagtactttttgttgagtggaatggacacttaatGAGATCTTGCAGTTTGAATAGACGTGTTTGTATAAATCTACtacattttgtcataaaattacttgtGTCGCCATCGCTCTGTTTTTTGTGAGCTAACTTCACTACTATGATAGGTGACATTTCTACCGTGTGATTATCGTCCAGAACGCGATAATATCGCGCAGAAGACAAAAATATGCAGTTCTGGgcaatattatcgttcagaGGTGATATTAGATCGATAAAGCGATAATTATCATCCAAAACGCGATAATATCACCCGATGGGCGATATTATTACACACAAtattctggacgatattatcatcttCTGATGGGcgaaattatcatttttgagTTCAGCTAGAGTCAATTTTCCTTTCACAAAAACTTATAACTAAATATTAGTAGTACTATTCGGCCAGAGCGATATTATCGGACACCCTTGGCGATAATATAACCCAGAAGATGATATCATCTCTttctgggcgataatgattGCAATTTCGATCGATAATATCATCTCTGAGCGAGCGACAATATCGTTCAGAAGTGCATATTGTCGTCTTCTGGGCGATATCGACCGGGATAATAATCAAGGATATTTACCAAAGTGAAGTTTTTAGCACTCACCAGAAATTAGAGCGCAAAGAATCGAGTACTGAAAATAATTGTGGCGCTTCCAACGGCCAATGGTGATTTCTTATGTGTGACGACAAGAAGCTTGAAGCAAAAGAAACACCGTTCGAGATACGACTTCCTTACACGGTGAGATActgttttaggttttttttttcgtttatgaGTTATTTGGGGTGCTGAAGCAAAATTGATAGAGACTCTTCCTTCTTGTTAACATCGACGAAAGAAGTTGACAATTATTTGAGAAATCCTGTTACTGTTCGTTAGATGTTTCCGGTGACACACTTATGTGCTTACCTCGTGCCCGTCGAATTGTGTTTTCTCTATAGAATCAATTCTTTAACTTGCTAGAACTTTCTTTACTTTCCAAGACTCGCTTCGATCTCTAGCGCTGGtctagttttttgttttcgtattttaCCACTCACTAGTGTACACTCAGTCCCAAATGGTTTAACGAAGCAACGTGAGAAGGTCGTGCAGCGTTAAATCACACCATACACGTAATAAAGGTGACCTCACAGTCAgacaaaacggaatgaaaacggatgaGTGTGAGGCCACCTTAAGGAAGCGTTCATTTTTTCGGTAGCTCGTccacttaaaatttaaattctaaagcGCACTTACAGCGTCAATTAGGCATCTTGATGACTAAGTATTTCGtcgaattaaatttcaagattttgCAA
The sequence above is a segment of the Bradysia coprophila strain Holo2 unplaced genomic scaffold, BU_Bcop_v1 contig_70, whole genome shotgun sequence genome. Coding sequences within it:
- the LOC119083887 gene encoding magnesium-transporting ATPase, P-type 1-like, whose amino-acid sequence is MNTNNRTAQHANFPLSPLSETQAKEHLVTYGYNEIETGKKTPWYKVLYTALVHPFNILLAILATASGIIEDFDTMAIMLVMVTLSSVIRFHQEWKSLRAAQSLLSMVSKKVKVMRCRDGTGSVEEMEIDTALLVPSDWVKLEPGNLIPADLIIHSSKDLYISQASLTGEAIPVEKYTVSREAIDRSSSDESKPHTEILIDRSPEQLVHQRRKKTRRTGFKDMVKNIFGIQTGLESSDIDRLEMKADLDRPDMCYMGTSVISGVATAIVYATGPRTYFGMMADDIATRRPQNAFQLGVRRISWIFFLTMACLVPPVFLLQGLLHSGWTDALLFSLSVAVGLTPEMLPMIVNTTLAKGAYQLAKRKCIVKSLDAVVNLGGMDVLCTDKTGTLTKSVVTLTKHVNPLGMESDLPLHMAYLNSYFQAVNSSPMDTAVLLFYDSFYFQKSVVSLSVDIPADENVTGRFEKIDEIPFDFERRKTSVILKEKGDDSKNILICKGAVDEMLSCCTRISTDNLNEDFFIPNDYAITDLTSDLHNRLKEFAEDQSREGLRILAVAYKKFDKFPGSFDVSCENDLTFVGFLAFLDPPKESAAQAIRDLMINNVNVKVLTGDSSVVCQKICEEIRLPVQQVVTSSDLDGLNDAELSDLAERSTIFSKLTPMQKADIVRALRRNGHIVGFLGDGINDSTALVEADVGISVDSGTDIAKESADIILLEKDLGVVVDGVIFGRSTYGNTLKYIVMAVSSNFGNVFSMLVASSWLPFLPMLPIHVVVQNLLYDISQISIPWDHMDPEFLIVPHRWSMKSVLRFMVWIGPWSSVFDITTFLYMYYYFGIQTPDNDVTLFQTTWFTVGLLTQTLIVHMIRTPKIPFIQSTASLPVILMTVIIMTIGIVIPFIPLFRNWLQMVVLESMVYPYVAGALLSYAIAAQLAKVIYKRLFNEWF